A stretch of Geomonas oryzisoli DNA encodes these proteins:
- the amrS gene encoding AmmeMemoRadiSam system radical SAM enzyme gives MKEAMFYQRMDGERVRCGLCRFGCLIASGQRGRCRVRENRGGVLYTLVYGNLVAEHVDPIEKKPLFHLLPGSRSYSVATVGCNFRCLHCQNYTIAQPDEENVERSGSFVEPRTVVERALATGCRSIAYTYTEPTIFFEYAYETAQLAKAAGLKNIFVTNGYITSEALAAIAPYLDAANIDLKGFTDSFYREVVGAALGEVLDCIRDYKRQGIWVELTTLVIPNRNDSEAELRDLARFIADEVGVETPWHVTQFYPTHRLTDQPRTPVATLRNARRIGQEAGLRYVYEGNVPGEGGENSYCSFCGALLIKRLGYLVEKNLLCNGNCPGCGAVIEGVWT, from the coding sequence ATGAAAGAAGCCATGTTCTACCAAAGGATGGACGGGGAGCGCGTTCGTTGCGGACTATGTCGCTTCGGTTGCCTGATCGCTTCCGGCCAGCGCGGTCGCTGCAGAGTTCGTGAGAACCGTGGCGGCGTGCTGTACACCCTGGTCTACGGCAACCTGGTCGCCGAGCACGTGGATCCCATTGAGAAGAAACCGCTCTTTCACCTGCTGCCGGGAAGCCGGTCCTATTCGGTAGCGACCGTGGGGTGCAATTTCAGGTGCCTGCACTGCCAGAATTACACCATCGCCCAGCCTGACGAGGAAAATGTCGAGCGATCCGGCAGCTTCGTGGAACCGCGCACCGTGGTGGAGCGAGCCCTCGCGACCGGGTGCCGATCCATCGCCTACACCTATACCGAGCCCACCATCTTCTTCGAATACGCATACGAGACGGCGCAACTGGCCAAGGCTGCCGGGCTGAAAAACATCTTCGTCACCAACGGCTATATCACCAGCGAGGCCCTGGCCGCCATAGCGCCCTATCTTGACGCTGCCAATATCGACCTCAAAGGGTTCACCGATTCCTTCTACCGTGAAGTGGTGGGCGCCGCACTCGGCGAGGTGCTGGATTGCATACGGGACTACAAGCGGCAGGGTATATGGGTGGAGCTGACGACGCTGGTGATACCTAACCGCAACGATTCCGAAGCGGAACTGCGCGACCTCGCCCGATTCATCGCCGACGAGGTGGGAGTGGAAACCCCGTGGCACGTGACCCAGTTCTACCCGACCCACCGCCTGACCGACCAGCCGCGCACCCCGGTGGCAACTCTCAGGAACGCCAGGCGCATCGGCCAGGAAGCGGGGCTGCGCTACGTGTACGAAGGGAATGTGCCGGGGGAGGGGGGTGAAAACAGCTATTGCTCTTTCTGCGGCGCCCTGCTAATTAAGAGGCTCGGCTACCTGGTCGAAAAGAATCTTCTCTGCAATGGAAACTGTCCCGGCTGCGGGGCGGTCATCGAGGGTGTATGGACGTAG
- a CDS encoding sensor histidine kinase, with product MDVVRRMSRWAKLSEPGFISFLFQILLGAVIVLIFWILDGLLDYLLFGGRPLSEYLLASDSHEDFALVLFLVGGLLLYSRRAHRHEAALEQALQAALDEAQKERAKMESIFEALGEAVSIQDADLRVLYQNPAHRRMTGDNIGRYCYEAYRKESEPCAGCHLLASFEDDKVHRAELGPEASATGGYVELIGSSLKGKDGKPLFGIEVVRDITARKLAEKETAALNAALTHQTTELQQANQELEAFCHAISHDMRAPLTRVYSSAQELRGYREQLDENGRFFVDLVHDGCVQMEALLDSLMVLCRVTEVELSCTSFDLIPAAQEIAAQLRQEYPGRPVSFLAPDGLTVYGDPQLLRVVLENLLSNAWKYSNKVDAPVVELGTQRTEQGETAIFIRDNGAGFDSTRAGQLFQPFKRLHTYRDFPGTGLGLATVRRIVRRHNGRVWGEGEAGRGATFYFTLPG from the coding sequence ATGGACGTAGTGCGGCGGATGTCTCGATGGGCCAAGCTCTCGGAACCGGGGTTCATCTCCTTCCTTTTTCAGATCCTGCTCGGAGCGGTAATCGTCCTGATTTTCTGGATCCTGGACGGCCTGCTCGACTATCTGCTCTTCGGCGGGAGACCCTTGAGCGAATATTTACTGGCGTCGGACAGCCACGAGGACTTCGCCCTGGTGCTCTTCCTGGTCGGGGGGCTGCTCCTCTACAGCCGCCGTGCTCACCGCCACGAGGCCGCCCTCGAGCAGGCCCTGCAGGCGGCGCTGGACGAGGCGCAAAAAGAACGGGCCAAGATGGAGAGCATCTTCGAGGCCCTCGGGGAGGCGGTTTCCATTCAGGATGCCGACCTCAGGGTCCTTTACCAGAACCCCGCTCACCGGCGGATGACCGGCGACAATATCGGCCGCTACTGCTACGAGGCCTACCGCAAGGAGAGCGAACCCTGCGCGGGGTGCCACTTGCTGGCCTCTTTTGAAGACGACAAGGTGCACCGCGCCGAACTGGGGCCTGAAGCTTCCGCCACCGGGGGGTACGTCGAGCTGATCGGCTCCTCCCTGAAAGGGAAGGACGGAAAACCGCTGTTCGGTATCGAGGTCGTTCGCGACATCACCGCCCGTAAGCTCGCCGAAAAGGAAACAGCCGCTCTCAACGCCGCGCTGACCCACCAGACCACGGAACTCCAGCAGGCCAACCAGGAGCTGGAGGCCTTCTGCCATGCCATCTCCCACGACATGCGCGCCCCGCTCACCAGGGTGTACAGCTCGGCCCAGGAGCTGCGCGGCTACCGCGAGCAGCTCGATGAGAACGGACGTTTCTTCGTCGACCTGGTTCACGACGGCTGCGTTCAGATGGAGGCGCTGCTCGACTCGCTCATGGTGCTTTGCCGCGTCACCGAGGTGGAGCTCTCCTGCACTTCCTTCGACTTGATCCCCGCAGCGCAAGAGATCGCCGCGCAACTGCGGCAGGAGTATCCCGGCCGCCCGGTATCCTTTCTCGCCCCGGACGGGCTCACGGTGTACGGCGACCCCCAGCTGCTGCGCGTGGTGCTGGAAAACCTCCTCTCCAACGCCTGGAAGTACAGCAACAAGGTGGACGCCCCCGTTGTGGAACTGGGCACGCAGAGGACGGAGCAGGGGGAGACCGCCATCTTCATTCGCGACAACGGTGCCGGTTTCGACAGCACCCGGGCCGGGCAGCTCTTTCAGCCCTTCAAGAGGCTGCACACCTACCGTGACTTCCCCGGCACCGGCCTCGGCCTCGCCACGGTGCGCCGCATCGTGCGCCGTCACAACGGCCGCGTCTGGGGGGAAGGGGAGGCCGGTCGCGGGGCCACCTTCTACTTCACGCTTCCGGGGTGA
- a CDS encoding lysophospholipid acyltransferase family protein — protein MKVSLLRRFWVTFSVWVIGSYASLLNRFRVVGAQHIPADGGVLIASNHISAYDTVFLPWAVIRNHPLQMLWAPAKEELFSGFMGLVYRSWGAFPVRRGRDVRAGKQINALLVDQKVMLFPEGTRHKDGVLGKGNRGVGKIIYDTRPHVIPTALTGINRWKFPGVRLEGSVVFGAPLDFSDLYQLEDCKETHQMIVDRVMDAIADLLQQGGRPHAG, from the coding sequence TTGAAGGTTTCACTGCTACGTCGCTTCTGGGTTACTTTCTCCGTCTGGGTAATCGGCAGCTACGCCTCACTGTTGAACCGGTTCCGCGTCGTGGGAGCCCAGCACATCCCCGCCGACGGGGGTGTGCTTATCGCCTCCAATCACATCTCCGCCTACGACACCGTTTTCCTTCCCTGGGCCGTCATCAGGAACCATCCGCTGCAGATGCTGTGGGCTCCCGCCAAGGAGGAACTGTTCAGCGGGTTCATGGGGCTCGTCTACCGCTCCTGGGGCGCCTTTCCGGTCCGCCGCGGGCGCGACGTGCGTGCGGGCAAACAGATCAATGCGCTTTTGGTCGACCAGAAGGTGATGCTCTTTCCCGAGGGGACCAGGCACAAGGACGGCGTGCTCGGCAAGGGCAACCGCGGCGTGGGGAAGATCATCTACGATACCAGGCCTCACGTCATCCCGACCGCCCTTACCGGCATCAACCGCTGGAAGTTCCCCGGTGTCCGGCTTGAGGGGAGTGTGGTTTTCGGCGCACCGCTGGACTTTAGCGACCTGTACCAACTGGAGGACTGCAAGGAAACCCACCAGATGATCGTGGATCGCGTCATGGATGCCATCGCCGATCTTTTGCAGCAGGGGGGGCGTCCGCATGCGGGTTGA
- the rnhA gene encoding ribonuclease HI yields the protein MRVEIFCDGACSGNPGVGGWGSILRYGDKVKELSGAEGETTNNRMEMSAAIQALEALTRPCEVVVTTDSQYLAKGMTEWLSGWVKRGWVNSKKEPVLNRDLWEKLLALAKTHRITWVWVRGHNGHVENERCDELARAAIDSYRAGARG from the coding sequence ATGCGGGTTGAGATTTTCTGCGACGGCGCCTGCAGCGGCAACCCCGGGGTGGGCGGCTGGGGGAGCATCCTGCGTTACGGCGACAAGGTGAAGGAGCTTTCCGGCGCCGAGGGTGAAACCACCAACAACCGGATGGAGATGAGCGCCGCGATCCAGGCGCTGGAGGCGTTGACCCGTCCCTGCGAGGTGGTGGTCACCACCGATTCGCAGTACCTTGCCAAGGGGATGACCGAGTGGCTTTCCGGCTGGGTGAAGCGGGGGTGGGTGAACTCCAAGAAGGAGCCGGTGTTGAACCGCGACCTGTGGGAGAAACTGCTCGCCCTCGCCAAGACGCACCGGATCACCTGGGTCTGGGTGCGCGGCCACAACGGCCACGTGGAAAACGAACGCTGCGACGAGCTGGCGCGTGCCGCCATCGACAGTTACCGGGCCGGGGCGCGCGGGTAA
- a CDS encoding HNH endonuclease: MDYFIIEVSEEEVRREREKARELRRSQWWKNRVGRGVCHWCQGKFPPVELSMDHIVPVIRGGKSAKGNVVPCCKECNNKKKHMLPVEWQEYLQGMGRDGDAEA; encoded by the coding sequence GTGGATTACTTTATCATCGAGGTCTCCGAGGAGGAGGTCAGACGCGAGCGCGAAAAGGCTCGCGAACTGCGGCGCAGTCAGTGGTGGAAGAACCGGGTCGGCAGGGGCGTTTGCCACTGGTGCCAGGGGAAATTTCCTCCGGTCGAGCTCTCCATGGATCACATCGTTCCGGTGATCCGCGGCGGCAAGTCCGCCAAGGGGAACGTGGTCCCCTGCTGCAAGGAATGCAACAACAAGAAGAAACACATGCTCCCCGTCGAGTGGCAGGAATACCTGCAGGGGATGGGGCGCGACGGGGACGCCGAGGCTTAG
- a CDS encoding HAD family hydrolase codes for MSQKIKAVIYDCDGVLFDSFEANYAFYHLILERFGMPAIDRGDHDTMRILHTYCNKDVLEYLFAGDSRMEEVRAFSAGIDYRKLFPLMVMEQGLRETLDALKGRVELAVCTNRASSMDILLESFGLDGYFSCVMTAGRVKNPKPHPEPLFKVLEHYGLAPHEALFVGDSDVDRRAAEGAGVPFVAYRGEMECAAKIDRHQDLLLLL; via the coding sequence TTGAGCCAAAAGATCAAGGCGGTCATTTACGACTGCGACGGCGTGTTGTTCGACTCCTTCGAGGCCAACTACGCCTTTTATCACCTGATACTGGAGCGCTTCGGCATGCCCGCCATAGACCGCGGGGACCACGACACGATGCGCATCCTGCACACCTACTGCAACAAGGACGTGCTTGAATACCTGTTCGCCGGCGACAGCCGGATGGAGGAGGTGCGCGCCTTTTCCGCCGGCATCGACTACAGGAAGCTCTTCCCGCTCATGGTCATGGAACAGGGGCTGCGCGAGACCCTGGACGCCTTGAAGGGGAGGGTGGAGCTGGCCGTCTGCACCAACCGGGCGAGCTCCATGGACATCCTGCTCGAATCCTTCGGGCTCGACGGCTACTTCAGTTGCGTGATGACCGCCGGACGGGTCAAAAACCCCAAGCCGCATCCCGAGCCCCTCTTCAAGGTGCTGGAACACTACGGCCTCGCGCCGCATGAAGCCCTTTTCGTGGGTGATTCCGATGTCGACCGCCGGGCCGCCGAGGGCGCCGGGGTCCCCTTCGTTGCCTACCGCGGCGAGATGGAGTGCGCTGCCAAGATAGATAGACACCAGGATCTGCTGTTACTGCTATAG
- a CDS encoding VOC family protein — protein MTDRFREQGAFSWLELTTDDVPAAQSFYCRLFGWSTERWDGEGDYTLIKVAGKEVGGMAPAGPGHRKPLGWGVYVTVTDVDQTAAMTEELGGKVLVPPTDIPRVGRFCVLQDPQGAVLTAITYCRP, from the coding sequence ATGACCGACCGGTTCCGGGAACAAGGGGCTTTCAGCTGGCTCGAACTGACAACGGATGATGTTCCCGCGGCGCAGAGCTTCTACTGCAGGCTGTTCGGCTGGAGCACCGAGCGCTGGGACGGCGAAGGGGACTACACCCTGATCAAGGTCGCCGGCAAGGAGGTCGGGGGGATGGCGCCGGCCGGGCCTGGTCACCGCAAGCCCTTGGGGTGGGGCGTGTACGTGACGGTGACCGATGTGGACCAGACCGCTGCCATGACCGAAGAACTGGGCGGCAAGGTGCTGGTTCCGCCCACCGACATCCCCAGGGTGGGACGCTTCTGCGTGCTCCAGGACCCGCAGGGGGCGGTGCTGACGGCGATTACCTACTGTCGCCCGTAG
- the pfkA gene encoding 6-phosphofructokinase, giving the protein MKKIGILTSGGDCSGMNAAIRSATRTALGHGAQVVGFRKGYAGLLKGDLLEMTTREVAGILHRGGTFLQSARSEEFRTVLGREKAVRHLQDLGVEGLVVIGGDGSLNGALALHRMGVPVIGIPASIDNDIAYTDMALGVDTALNNIIYAVDCIKDTASSHDRAFVIEVMGRNSGYLASMSAIATGAEYAIIPEVECDIADLCNQLRKRYEEGRSNAIIILAEGAGRAQNIADNIKDAIGFETRVTVLGHYQRGGAPSVFDRLLGSRFGHAAVEQLLAGEKGKMVGLCCGEICATPLETVVVSEKMQQDELHELSMILGI; this is encoded by the coding sequence ATGAAGAAAATCGGGATTCTCACCAGCGGCGGAGACTGCTCCGGCATGAACGCGGCGATCAGGAGCGCGACGCGCACGGCCCTGGGACACGGAGCACAGGTCGTCGGCTTCAGGAAGGGGTACGCGGGACTTCTCAAGGGAGACCTGCTGGAGATGACCACCAGGGAGGTAGCCGGCATTCTGCACCGCGGCGGCACTTTCCTGCAGTCGGCCCGCAGCGAGGAGTTCCGCACCGTGCTCGGCCGTGAGAAGGCGGTCCGTCACCTGCAGGACCTGGGGGTCGAGGGACTGGTCGTGATCGGCGGGGACGGCTCCCTGAACGGCGCCCTCGCCCTGCACCGCATGGGGGTGCCGGTCATAGGGATACCCGCCAGCATCGACAACGACATTGCCTACACCGACATGGCCCTCGGCGTGGACACCGCGCTCAACAACATCATCTACGCGGTCGACTGCATCAAGGACACGGCCAGCTCGCACGACCGCGCCTTCGTCATCGAGGTGATGGGGAGAAATTCCGGATACCTCGCCAGCATGAGCGCCATCGCCACCGGCGCGGAGTATGCCATCATCCCCGAGGTGGAGTGCGACATCGCCGACTTGTGCAACCAGCTCCGGAAACGTTACGAGGAAGGACGCAGCAACGCCATCATCATCCTCGCCGAAGGTGCCGGCCGCGCCCAGAACATCGCCGACAACATCAAGGACGCCATCGGCTTCGAGACCCGGGTCACGGTACTCGGACACTACCAGCGCGGAGGCGCGCCCTCGGTGTTCGATCGGCTGCTGGGGAGCCGTTTCGGCCACGCCGCGGTCGAGCAACTGCTCGCCGGTGAAAAAGGTAAGATGGTGGGTCTTTGCTGCGGCGAGATCTGCGCCACCCCGCTGGAAACGGTGGTGGTCAGCGAGAAGATGCAGCAGGACGAGTTGCACGAGCTTTCCATGATCCTGGGCATCTAG